In Kordia antarctica, the following proteins share a genomic window:
- a CDS encoding hotdog fold thioesterase, producing the protein MDLNKQEILQQLNAIVPNTLLQTLQISYTDVGEDYLTAKMPVNVRVHQPQGILHGGATVALAETVGSTASHLFIDTAKYKVKGLEISANHLKSKVSGEVFATARPIHKGRTTHLWEIRVVDEEGALISLCKLTTIVLKK; encoded by the coding sequence ATGGATTTGAATAAACAGGAAATTCTACAACAACTCAACGCAATTGTACCAAATACACTTTTGCAAACATTGCAAATTTCGTATACAGATGTTGGCGAAGATTACCTAACCGCAAAAATGCCTGTAAACGTTCGCGTGCATCAGCCACAAGGAATTTTACACGGTGGCGCAACAGTTGCATTGGCAGAAACTGTGGGAAGTACGGCTTCACATTTATTCATAGATACGGCAAAATACAAAGTAAAAGGCTTAGAAATTTCGGCAAATCATTTGAAAAGCAAAGTTTCGGGCGAAGTTTTTGCTACAGCACGACCAATTCACAAAGGAAGAACCACACATCTTTGGGAAATTAGAGTAGTAGATGAAGAAGGCGCTTTGATTTCGCTCTGTAAATTGACAACGATTGTTTTAAAAAAATAA
- a CDS encoding alpha/beta hydrolase — MKEKEISYQITNTYSTMNELTDKTKNVWFVCHGIGYLSRYFITYFGQLNAEDNYIIAPQASSKYYLKNEYKHVGASWLTKENTKAEIENVHANLNAIYNAEQIPENVNFYVLGFSQGVSVAMRWISRYKILCDKIIIYAGSIPSELTVKDFEFIDHEKTKVINIVGTQDEYLTEQRMQQEHEKMELLFGKHYIFNTFEGRHEMSMKVLLELEKK; from the coding sequence ATGAAAGAAAAAGAAATCTCATACCAAATTACAAATACCTATTCTACGATGAATGAACTGACCGACAAAACAAAAAATGTTTGGTTTGTATGTCACGGAATTGGCTATTTGAGTCGTTATTTTATTACCTATTTTGGTCAGCTAAATGCGGAAGATAATTACATTATTGCGCCACAAGCTTCTTCTAAATATTATTTGAAAAACGAATACAAACACGTTGGCGCAAGTTGGTTGACAAAAGAAAATACTAAGGCAGAAATTGAAAACGTACACGCAAACTTGAATGCTATTTACAATGCTGAACAAATTCCAGAAAATGTGAATTTCTATGTTTTAGGCTTCTCACAAGGTGTTTCTGTTGCAATGCGATGGATTTCACGCTATAAAATTCTTTGTGACAAAATAATTATCTATGCAGGAAGTATTCCATCAGAATTAACAGTAAAAGATTTTGAATTTATCGATCATGAAAAAACAAAAGTGATAAATATTGTGGGAACGCAAGATGAATATTTAACCGAACAACGCATGCAACAAGAACATGAAAAAATGGAGTTACTATTCGGTAAACACTACATTTTCAACACATTTGAAGGCAGACACGAAATGTCCATGAAAGTACTGTTGGAATTAGAAAAAAAATAA
- the menD gene encoding 2-succinyl-5-enolpyruvyl-6-hydroxy-3-cyclohexene-1-carboxylic-acid synthase — protein MIYSKIPLAQTLVSLCIAKGINHVVISPGSRNAPLTLSFSQHPKIHAYSIVDERCAAFFALGMAQQLCKPVAVICTSGSAVLNYYPAIAEAYYSNVPVVVISADRPEYLIDVGDGQTIRQKHIFKNHINYEANLKQDITHKSTILSETHQLSPDMEREIQQGIQAYNEQEINLALNAAVEKNGPVHINAPFDEPLYDMIAAPTVSPKVQPLVLEEEIDAEKIAKAATIWSSSTRKMVLVGTLPPHTISRKYLEVLAKDPSVLVFTETTSNLRDDAFFNAIDQMILPIEKNEALLDEFQPEILLTLGGMIVSKKVKAILRKRQPKHHWHVHENSVFDTFFCLEHFFKMNPNHFFESFFGQTKSIESSYKSFWNMIKEDRQQKHDQYLKQIDFSDLKAFETIFASLPSALILHLGNSSTVRYAQLFEIDANIELFCNRGTSGIDGCTSTAIGNSVGAEKQTMLITGDLSFLYDSNALWNNYIPKNFRIILVNNNGGGIFRILPGNKNTENFTTYFETIHSHTAKQLAEMYHFEYKTATDEMSLQKALKTFYDESEQPKILEIFTPRIENDSVLIDYFKFFNED, from the coding sequence ATGATATACTCAAAAATTCCACTAGCTCAAACGTTGGTTTCGCTTTGTATTGCCAAAGGTATCAATCATGTTGTGATCTCTCCAGGATCGCGAAATGCGCCATTAACGTTAAGTTTTTCGCAACATCCAAAAATTCATGCATATAGTATTGTTGACGAGCGTTGTGCGGCTTTTTTTGCGTTAGGAATGGCGCAGCAATTGTGCAAACCTGTAGCAGTTATTTGTACTTCAGGTTCGGCAGTTTTGAATTATTATCCCGCAATTGCAGAAGCATATTATAGCAATGTTCCTGTGGTGGTAATTTCGGCAGACCGACCAGAATATTTGATTGATGTTGGTGACGGACAAACGATTCGCCAGAAACACATCTTCAAAAATCACATCAATTACGAGGCAAATTTAAAACAAGATATTACACATAAGAGTACTATTCTGAGTGAAACGCATCAACTGTCGCCAGACATGGAACGCGAGATTCAGCAAGGAATTCAAGCATATAATGAACAGGAAATTAATCTAGCTTTAAATGCTGCTGTTGAAAAAAATGGACCTGTACATATCAATGCGCCTTTTGATGAACCTTTGTATGACATGATAGCAGCACCAACTGTTTCGCCAAAAGTGCAACCGTTGGTTTTGGAAGAAGAAATTGACGCTGAAAAGATTGCAAAAGCTGCAACAATTTGGAGCAGTTCTACTCGAAAAATGGTATTGGTAGGAACATTGCCGCCACATACAATTTCACGAAAGTATTTAGAAGTTTTAGCAAAAGATCCGTCAGTTTTAGTATTTACGGAAACGACTTCTAATTTACGAGATGATGCTTTTTTCAACGCAATTGATCAGATGATTTTGCCAATTGAGAAAAATGAAGCATTGTTAGATGAGTTTCAGCCAGAAATTTTGTTAACGCTTGGTGGAATGATAGTTTCAAAGAAAGTCAAGGCAATTCTGCGGAAGCGCCAACCAAAACATCATTGGCACGTTCATGAAAATAGCGTGTTTGATACATTTTTCTGTTTGGAACATTTTTTTAAGATGAATCCGAATCATTTCTTTGAATCGTTTTTTGGGCAAACCAAATCGATTGAAAGTTCTTACAAGTCATTTTGGAATATGATTAAGGAAGATCGACAACAAAAGCATGACCAATATTTGAAGCAAATTGATTTTTCAGACTTGAAAGCTTTCGAAACAATTTTTGCTTCGTTGCCAAGTGCTTTGATTTTACATTTAGGAAACAGTTCTACAGTTCGGTATGCGCAATTGTTTGAAATTGACGCAAACATTGAATTATTTTGTAATAGAGGAACCAGTGGTATTGACGGTTGTACGTCAACTGCTATTGGAAATTCGGTCGGAGCCGAAAAACAAACTATGCTCATTACAGGCGATTTAAGTTTCTTGTACGATAGTAATGCGTTGTGGAATAATTATATTCCTAAGAATTTTCGTATTATCTTAGTCAATAATAATGGCGGAGGAATTTTCAGAATTTTGCCAGGAAATAAAAATACGGAAAATTTTACTACGTATTTTGAAACTATTCATTCGCATACAGCAAAGCAATTAGCGGAAATGTATCATTTTGAATATAAAACGGCAACTGATGAAATGTCGCTTCAAAAAGCATTGAAAACGTTTTATGATGAAAGCGAACAACCAAAAATATTAGAAATTTTTACACCAAGAATTGAGAATGATAGTGTATTGATCGATTATTTTAAGTTTTTCAACGAAGATTAA
- a CDS encoding chorismate-binding protein, which translates to MILKKLKEHLDKKLPFVAYRKSNAISVNVIFQNDDRLHTVSDFTESGFIFAPFDATQKAILLPFDETFEGEITNFESANIINEIYDPSAEAKKKYEQLVQKAIETIQDSEIEKIVVSRKEEIDSKKDSFLLFQQLLINYPTAFVYIWFHPKVGFWAGATPETLVSAKGNTITTMSLAGTRKFQENVAVSWNQKELEEQQIVTDYIKNSLLDLTTNLVVSEAETHQAGSLLHLCSMISGRMTTTVNIGDIITNLHPTPAICGFPTEAAKTFILAEEKYDRKFYAGYLGELNKREETTRNRNRKNQENSAYRTVRSNSELYVNLRCMELTDDKRILYIGGGITKDSNPESEWQETVAKSQIMKRVL; encoded by the coding sequence TTGATACTAAAAAAGTTAAAAGAACACCTAGATAAAAAACTTCCTTTTGTTGCATATCGCAAATCAAATGCAATTTCTGTAAACGTTATTTTTCAGAATGATGATAGGTTGCATACTGTTTCAGATTTTACAGAAAGTGGTTTTATATTTGCGCCTTTTGATGCGACTCAGAAAGCTATTTTACTTCCGTTTGATGAAACTTTTGAAGGTGAAATTACCAATTTTGAATCAGCCAATATCATCAACGAAATCTATGATCCTTCTGCGGAAGCGAAAAAAAAATACGAGCAATTAGTCCAAAAAGCAATTGAAACCATTCAAGATTCTGAAATAGAAAAAATTGTAGTATCACGAAAAGAAGAAATCGATTCAAAAAAAGATTCTTTTCTATTATTTCAACAATTATTAATCAACTATCCAACGGCGTTTGTATACATTTGGTTTCATCCGAAAGTTGGGTTTTGGGCAGGCGCAACACCGGAAACGTTGGTAAGTGCAAAAGGAAATACAATTACAACCATGTCTTTGGCAGGAACGCGAAAGTTTCAAGAAAATGTTGCTGTTTCTTGGAATCAAAAAGAACTCGAAGAACAGCAAATTGTAACGGATTATATAAAAAATAGTTTACTAGATTTAACGACAAATTTAGTGGTAAGTGAAGCAGAAACGCACCAAGCAGGAAGTTTGTTACACTTATGTTCGATGATTTCTGGAAGAATGACTACGACTGTAAATATTGGCGATATTATTACAAATTTGCATCCAACACCAGCTATTTGTGGTTTTCCAACAGAAGCTGCAAAAACGTTTATTCTTGCAGAAGAAAAGTATGATCGTAAATTCTATGCTGGTTATTTAGGAGAATTAAATAAACGTGAAGAAACGACTCGAAATCGCAATCGAAAAAATCAGGAAAATAGTGCGTACAGAACTGTGAGAAGCAACTCAGAATTATACGTAAATCTGCGTTGTATGGAGTTAACTGACGACAAAAGAATACTTTATATTGGCGGCGGAATTACAAAAGATTCAAATCCGGAATCGGAATGGCAAGAAACGGTTGCAAAATCGCAAATAATGAAGCGAGTATTATAA
- a CDS encoding DUF2853 family protein, protein MSKRDELITKYAADLKDKCSVTPNMDLLTKVTVGCGPAIYNKDAATVSGSDEKELATVKNNFLIKKLGLADNADLDKAIDAVMEKYGRSNRNKYRAVVYYLLTVHFGKEAIYN, encoded by the coding sequence ATGAGCAAGAGAGACGAGCTAATTACAAAGTACGCAGCAGATTTAAAAGACAAATGTAGCGTAACTCCAAACATGGATTTATTAACAAAAGTAACCGTTGGTTGCGGACCTGCAATTTATAATAAAGATGCAGCTACCGTTTCAGGATCGGATGAAAAAGAATTGGCAACTGTAAAAAATAATTTCTTAATAAAGAAATTAGGATTGGCAGATAACGCTGATTTAGATAAAGCAATTGACGCAGTTATGGAAAAGTACGGGCGTTCAAACAGAAACAAATACAGAGCTGTTGTATATTATTTACTAACAGTTCATTTTGGAAAAGAAGCAATTTATAACTAG